The following coding sequences lie in one Pontibacter sp. G13 genomic window:
- a CDS encoding NmrA family NAD(P)-binding protein yields MSEYILVTGATGQLGREVVRTLLQNRVAVKAATRRPESYSHPDVEPLFLDYSQPTSFVPAIRGAAGLFLISGPMDPKVHEKLPQLIDTAKVEGVQKIIFVSAWGVDQNEDNVLRKCEHYLEQSGMRYVIFRPNFFMDNFSSGFIGDMIRATGNIYLPAGTGKTSFISCRDIALAVEKAFAHRDWDHQAIPLSGKESLDHDLVARIISQVSGREIHYFDQSPEQVLAAGKEAGMSEGAVSYLNELYEMVRNGWVAPISEHLKSIIGQQPESFRAFAERSLGSWMLPGSAN; encoded by the coding sequence ATGTCTGAATATATTTTGGTCACTGGCGCCACCGGACAATTGGGGCGTGAAGTCGTCAGGACCCTCCTCCAAAACCGGGTCGCTGTCAAAGCTGCCACCCGCCGCCCCGAGTCTTATTCCCATCCCGATGTGGAGCCATTGTTTTTGGACTATAGCCAGCCTACGTCCTTTGTTCCCGCTATTCGAGGTGCTGCCGGCCTCTTCCTGATCTCCGGCCCTATGGACCCCAAAGTCCACGAAAAACTCCCCCAACTTATCGATACTGCCAAGGTGGAAGGCGTTCAGAAGATTATTTTCGTCTCAGCATGGGGCGTGGATCAGAACGAGGACAATGTCCTGCGAAAATGCGAGCACTACCTTGAACAGAGTGGGATGAGGTATGTGATTTTCCGTCCCAATTTCTTTATGGACAATTTTTCCTCGGGTTTTATCGGAGATATGATCCGAGCCACGGGGAATATTTACTTGCCTGCCGGGACTGGAAAGACCAGCTTTATTTCTTGTAGAGATATTGCACTAGCAGTGGAAAAGGCGTTTGCGCACCGTGACTGGGACCATCAGGCGATCCCGCTTTCAGGTAAAGAATCGCTGGACCACGATCTGGTGGCGAGGATTATTTCCCAAGTGAGCGGGCGGGAAATTCACTATTTCGACCAATCTCCTGAGCAAGTGCTTGCAGCTGGTAAAGAGGCGGGAATGTCTGAGGGAGCGGTCAGTTACCTCAATGAATTGTATGAAATGGTTCGAAATGGCTGGGTCGCACCGATCTCTGAACATCTGAAGTCCATCATCGGACAGCAACCCGAAAGCTTCCGAGCCTTTGCAGAACGAAGCCTCGGAAGCTGGATGTTGCCGGGTTCGGCTAATTAG